The nucleotide window GCCCAGTTCATCCGCGTTGATCGGGGTGCCCGAGAGCGAGGACACGGTGTCCACGATCAGCAGCACGTCCTCGAAGGACTTCACGACCTTCGCGATGGCGGGGAGGTCGTTCATCACGCCCGTGGAGGTCTCGTTGTGGATGAGGGTGACGGTGTCGAAGCCGCCTTCCGCGAGCTTGGCGCGGACGGCTTCCGGATCGATGGCCTCGCCCCATTCGACCTGGATCTTGTCCGCCTCGAAGCCGCACTTCTTCGCCACGTCGAACCACTTGTCCGAGAACGCGCCGCAGCAGAGGGTGAGCACCTTCTTGCGGACCAGGTTGCGCAGCGAGGCCTCCATCACGCCCCAGGCGGAGGAGGTGGAGAGGAAGACCGGGCGGGTGGTGCCGATGATCTCCTGCAGGCCGGGCTGGAGCGAGGCATAGAGGGCTTCGAACTCGGAGCCACGGTGGCCGATCATCGGCTGGCTCATGGCGGCGTAGGTTTCCTGCGAAACGTCGATCGGTCCGGGGATGAAGAGTTTGGGCATGGATGAGACGTGGTTGGTAGGTGTGGTTGGTGGCGTAGGAGGAAAAGGGTCAGTCTTCGTAGATCATCTGTTCCATGCGGATGGTCTGGGCGCGTTCGGCGGCCTCGGCGGCGCGGGGGCCTTTGAAGGAAGCGATCTTGCTGGCGATCTTCATGGCGGAGCGCCACTTGCCGGCGTCCTCAAGGAGTTTCAGGGCGCGGAAACCGCAACTCTCGAACCATTTCCATTCGGCAGGCGGACGGTCGTTGGTGCCTTGCAGTACGGCCACGTAACACTCCAGGGCGCTGCCGGCGCGAGTGCCGCCATCCGGGCCGGGGAGGTGTTCGAGGGTCATGCCGCGCTGGTATTGCAGGCGGTTGACGAGAGCGGGCTGGTTTTTTGCTTCGGCAAGAAGTTGATCGTAGATGGCCAGTGCGGAGGCGAGCGAGGCGGGCTTTTCCACGCCCTGTGCGTAGAGGGCGTCTCCCAGCAGCAGTCCGGCCGGGATCCTCAGCGGATCGCCGGGTTTCAGCGAGGCGAACCACGGCTGGAGCTCCGTGATGGCCTCGTCCAGACGGGAGAGGTCGATGAGCAGGCTGGCGTGTTCCAGCCGGGCCAGGGGGCCGAGCGAGTCATTGCGGTCGATGATCTTCGAATACAGCTTGAGGCTTTCCCCGCGGGATTGGTCGGTGGCTCCCAGAGCGGCCGCACGGGCGGCCAGCATCAGTGCGGCTGGTGCGGCGGGGGAGTTGGGAGACGTATTGGCCAGCCGTTCCAGAGTCAGACGGGAGTTGTGATAGTCCTCGTTGCGGAACTGATTGCGGCCGAGGATCAAGGTGGCCTCAGCGACCGCAGGGCTGTCCGGGAAACTACCGAGATAGCCCCGCGCCGCCTGAATGGCCGCCTCCGGGGATTCCGCCTGGTCCGCGATCTCCAGCCGCAGCCAAGCCAGACGCTCCGCCGGGATGCTCTTCAACAACGCGGCGTCCGATTCCAGAATGCCCAACTGCGCTTTGGCAAAGGTAGAGTCCGGCGGGTGCATGCGCAGGGCTGCGGAAGCGGCGGTCAGCCGTGCCTCACCCGCGCGGGGGTGAGCCGGGTGGGTGGAAAGGAACTGCTGAAGTGCCTCGCAGCTCTTGTCCGGTGAAGGTTCTACCAGTGCGCGCTCCAGATCCAACTCGCCGCGGATGCGGGCATCCCGCTCCGGATGCCCGGTCGATGGAATGGCAGGGAGATCGCCGTCCTGCAGGCGGACCAGCGCGGTATTGAGCGCCGCGACATCGCCGGAGCGATCCGGCAGCAACTCGCTGGCCTGGTTGAACAGGGCGGCGGCGGCATCGGGATTTCCCCGATCGTATTCCGCGCGTGCTTCGGCGAATGCGGCTTCGCCCTTCAACTGCGGGGAATTCGCCGTCTTCAACACCGCATCAAAGGCGACGAAAGCTGCCTCCAGGTCTTTCTCCAGCAGACGCCAGCGTCCGACCTGCAGCAGCGCCCTCGGCACCAGGAAATGGCCCGGGTATTCCCAGCGCAGGCGGGTCATGAGGTGGTCCGCCTCATGGGTGGAATCCGGCGTGCCGGTGCGGTAGAGACCAATGGCGCGGGTATAGAGAGAAAAGGCGGCGAGGTCATTGGCGGTGGTCTGCGCGGGCTTCGCGGCCGGGACCGGCCAAGGATCATTGGCACCGGACAGGTCCTTGGCTGGATCACCTTCGATGGGGGTGGGGATCACGCCGCGGAAGGACGGCGCGTTTGGCGGAATCCAGTCCTTCAACCGCTCCATGATCGTGTCGTCCGGTGCGGGCTGGTCTGGCAGCCACTGGAGCAGGCGCTTGAAGATCGGCTCCAGCATGGGCAGGTCCTTTTGTTTCTGGATCTCATCCAGCAGCAGGGTGGCTGCGGCCTCCTTGCCCTCCGAAACAGCGGTGGCATCCGCCAAGCCGATCACAGCGGCGTAGTAGCGCGGGCGGGATTGTTTCTCCGCCTGCTGCTTGAGCGCGGTGAAGGCGGTGACCGCCTCGTCCGCCTTGCCCTCGGCAAGCAACAGGGTGGCATCGAGGAACGAACGCTCGGCCAGATCGGAACCCTCCAGTCCTTTGGCCGGGGGCAGCAGCTTGCGCGCCTCGGTGGTTTTGCCTTGGTCGATCAGCAGCGAGGTCTGGCGCAGCTTCGCCTGCCGCACCATGGAGGGATCGCTGGAACGGGCCAACACCTCCAGCGTGCCGCGTGCGCCATCCTGATCCCCCAGCGACAGCTGGAGGCTCGCGCGGGTGAGCAGCGCCTGGTTGCGGAAGGCGGCCTTGGGATTGTCCATTGCCGGGACCAGACCTTCGACCGCCTCATGGTATCGACCCAGACCGGCGAGGGCCTGCGATTTCCAGAAATAGGTCTCCGGATCATTGGCGAAGGCGGGGTCCGCCAGTTTCTTCAACGCTTGGTCGGAGCGGTCCCCGCGGATCCATGCTTCCAGCCGCTTCGTCTCGATTTGATGGCGGTCGGCGGGAGCAAGATCGGGTGTTTTGAGCGCTTGTTCGAACCGCTGGTCGGCCACGTCCCACAGCTCGGCATCGAGCGCCTCCATGCCCTGCCGCCAGAGAGGTTGGTCACGCAAGGCCGTGGCTCCCAAGGCCGGGAGAGCGGCGAGAATCAGGAAAAGTGACGGGCGGACGGGCATCGGACGGGGCGACCCTAGGCCGAACCCGCGCGGCTGGCCAGCCGAGATGCGGGTCGGCGGGACGCGGGGCATTTCAGGATTCCCGGGCGAGCAACTGGCGCAATTCCGAGGCGGTTACCCCCAACTCGATCGAGGCTTCCTTCAGGTCGCCATTGGCTCGCTCCAGCACGCGGCCCGCCATCTCACGGCTGACCCAATCGATGAGATTCGTCCCGGTGGGGGCGGCATTGAGCAGGCGGTCCATGGACTCCGCCACCGTATTCCGCATGGCGGAGGGGGCGGCGGCCAGCGGGATGTCCGCGGGCAGCAGGATGCTGGAGGAGGAGAGGGCGCAGGCGCGGGCGATGGTGTTCTCCAGTTCGCGGACATTGCCCGGCCAGTTGTGGAGCTGGAGCGCGGCCACGGCCTCCGCGGTAAGGCGGATGCGGGCCATGCCGTTTTTCCGCGTGATCTTCTGGAGGAAGAACTCCGCCAGCAGCGGGATGTCCTCGCGGCGCTCGCGCAGCGGCGGGATGCGCAGCTCCACCACGTTCAAGCGGTAGTAAAGGTCCTCGCGGAAACGTCCGGCGGCGACCTCGGCGACGAGGTCCTTGTGGGTGGCGGCAACCACGCGCACGTCCGTCTTCAGCGTTTCATTCGAGCCGACGCGGGAGAAGGAGCCGTCCTGCAGCACGCGCAGCAGCTTCACCTGGATGGAAAGCGGCATGTCGCCGATCTCATCCAGGAACAGTGTGCCGCCATCGGCCTGCTCGAAGCGGCCCTCGCGCTTCGCGATCGCGCCGGTGAAGGAGCCCTTCTCATGGCCGAAGAGCTCGCTTTCCAGCAGGTTCTCCGGGATCGCGCCGCAATTGATGGTGATGAGCTCCTTGGTGCGGCGCGGGCTGTATTCGTGAATCGCCTTCGCGACCAGCTCCTTGCCGGTGCCGCTTTCGCCGGAAATCAATACAGGCGCGTCCGAGCGGGCGACGCGGCCGACCATCTTGAAAACATCCTGCAGGGCGCGGGAAACGCCGATGATCTTCACGCGGCCATCCACGGTCGGCAGTTCCGCCACCGGCTCCTCCGCGCTGCGGCGGTCTTCCAACGTCTGGAGCGCGGACTCGACCACCGGGCGCAGCTCGAAGGGCAGCGCCTCCTTGCGCAGCACGTCGTGCGCGCCGCGCTGGGTGGCCTCGATCACCTGGCCGGTGGTCGGGAAGCCGGCGGTGAGCACCACCAGCGTGTGGGGGCTGATCTGGCGGATCTGCGTGAGCAGCTCCAGGCCGTCGAAGGGCTCCAGTGCGATCGCCGCGATCACCACGTCCACGGCGGTCTTCTCGACCACCTTGGCGGCGTTCTGGGCGTTGTCACAACGCAGGATGCGCAGGTTGCGTGCGGACAAATGCTTCGTCGCCCAATCCAGGAAATCGTGGTCGGGATCGACGAGCAGAAGGGTTTCCTCCGTGGGGCTATCGGCCATCGTTCGCCGGGGAGTGAAGCAGGCGTGTCGAAGATGACACGCAAAAACGAGGGGATCGTTTGTTGGAGGCAGGGGTGGGGGAATGGAGTGGAAGGCTGGAAACTTATTGGGATCCAAGGAAATCAGGAGAATTTCGGGTAGAATGGGGAGGGTTGAGGGCGCGAATAGTGGATGGCGGGGCGGCTGTTAGAGAGAGAGGCGTCGCGGGCTGGATCGCCGGGTAGGCGAGGCGGAATCACGGCATCCTTTCTACTTCCCCGGCGCGGGGTGTTTGTTAGCGTGCATCCCGCCCCATGCCCGCCCGGAGGAAGACTGTGATCAAAGACTCTTCCACTTGGCTGAACATACAGGCCTAAGTAGAAAGCCATTTGCATGAACCACACTGTCTCAGAGGTTGGCCAAAATTTCAGGCGTGGATGCCCGGCTCTCCAAGCGTTGGTCGTCGGTTTTCAAAGACCACTTTCCGTGGCAACCAATCCGCTGGCTGGAGGGGTGAGATGGTTCAGGTTGGCGATGAAGCGACTTTTTGAAATGATCGATATGGCCTTTCTTTGCTCAGGATTGTCGAGTGGGGTTATTCGGTTGAATTCAAATGCTCCATGAACCTCACTGAATTCCAGAACATCACTCCGCTTGCGAACATTTCTTCGGTTCTAAAGCACGGGATATTGTCGTACACGCAGGCGGCGCGACTTCAGCATGATTCCATTGCCTTACAGGAGGTCCAAGACAAACGGGATGCGAAACAGGTTCCTGGCGGCTTGCGTTTGCATGAGTATGCTAACGTGTATTTCCATGCTCGAAATCCGATGATGTCACGCAGGAGGAATGAAGCGAGTTCGCTTTGTGTGCTGCGAATTTCGACCGACATCCTCAAGATCAGTGGAGCCGTGATCACGGATCAGAACGCAGCGAGCAAATATGTGAGATTTTCGTCACCCGACCGACTACGATTTATGGATCTTGAATACGTGTTTGCCGCGAACTGGAAGCACCCGGAGAACCAGATCGAGGAATGGCGTCATAGCAGCGCGAAGTGTGCT belongs to Luteolibacter ambystomatis and includes:
- a CDS encoding tetratricopeptide repeat protein — its product is MPVRPSLFLILAALPALGATALRDQPLWRQGMEALDAELWDVADQRFEQALKTPDLAPADRHQIETKRLEAWIRGDRSDQALKKLADPAFANDPETYFWKSQALAGLGRYHEAVEGLVPAMDNPKAAFRNQALLTRASLQLSLGDQDGARGTLEVLARSSDPSMVRQAKLRQTSLLIDQGKTTEARKLLPPAKGLEGSDLAERSFLDATLLLAEGKADEAVTAFTALKQQAEKQSRPRYYAAVIGLADATAVSEGKEAAATLLLDEIQKQKDLPMLEPIFKRLLQWLPDQPAPDDTIMERLKDWIPPNAPSFRGVIPTPIEGDPAKDLSGANDPWPVPAAKPAQTTANDLAAFSLYTRAIGLYRTGTPDSTHEADHLMTRLRWEYPGHFLVPRALLQVGRWRLLEKDLEAAFVAFDAVLKTANSPQLKGEAAFAEARAEYDRGNPDAAAALFNQASELLPDRSGDVAALNTALVRLQDGDLPAIPSTGHPERDARIRGELDLERALVEPSPDKSCEALQQFLSTHPAHPRAGEARLTAASAALRMHPPDSTFAKAQLGILESDAALLKSIPAERLAWLRLEIADQAESPEAAIQAARGYLGSFPDSPAVAEATLILGRNQFRNEDYHNSRLTLERLANTSPNSPAAPAALMLAARAAALGATDQSRGESLKLYSKIIDRNDSLGPLARLEHASLLIDLSRLDEAITELQPWFASLKPGDPLRIPAGLLLGDALYAQGVEKPASLASALAIYDQLLAEAKNQPALVNRLQYQRGMTLEHLPGPDGGTRAGSALECYVAVLQGTNDRPPAEWKWFESCGFRALKLLEDAGKWRSAMKIASKIASFKGPRAAEAAERAQTIRMEQMIYED
- a CDS encoding sigma-54-dependent transcriptional regulator, whose translation is MADSPTEETLLLVDPDHDFLDWATKHLSARNLRILRCDNAQNAAKVVEKTAVDVVIAAIALEPFDGLELLTQIRQISPHTLVVLTAGFPTTGQVIEATQRGAHDVLRKEALPFELRPVVESALQTLEDRRSAEEPVAELPTVDGRVKIIGVSRALQDVFKMVGRVARSDAPVLISGESGTGKELVAKAIHEYSPRRTKELITINCGAIPENLLESELFGHEKGSFTGAIAKREGRFEQADGGTLFLDEIGDMPLSIQVKLLRVLQDGSFSRVGSNETLKTDVRVVAATHKDLVAEVAAGRFREDLYYRLNVVELRIPPLRERREDIPLLAEFFLQKITRKNGMARIRLTAEAVAALQLHNWPGNVRELENTIARACALSSSSILLPADIPLAAAPSAMRNTVAESMDRLLNAAPTGTNLIDWVSREMAGRVLERANGDLKEASIELGVTASELRQLLARES
- a CDS encoding DUF4433 domain-containing protein, with translation MNLTEFQNITPLANISSVLKHGILSYTQAARLQHDSIALQEVQDKRDAKQVPGGLRLHEYANVYFHARNPMMSRRRNEASSLCVLRISTDILKISGAVITDQNAASKYVRFSSPDRLRFMDLEYVFAANWKHPENQIEEWRHSSAKCAEALIPHRIPPEYLIGAYVVDAAAQTRLEEIGFGLPIVIDADIFFH